The proteins below are encoded in one region of Arthrobacter sp. CJ23:
- a CDS encoding DeoR/GlpR family DNA-binding transcription regulator, with the protein MFAEERQQLISSLVGERGRVSVTELADRFSITTETVRRDLAALETEGKLRRVHGGAVSSDRLSTREESIFERTVQRKLEKLRIADAALALIPESGSILLDAGSSTETLAEVLAQRNTTAGPDGELVVITHAIPIAGKLSNTPGIALQILGGRVRGLTQAAVGQSTVDAAYKLRPDIAFVGANGIHPGFGLSTPDPEEAAVKAAFVKSARRVVVLADSSKLDAETLVQFAALKDVDTLITDNTPSAELSAALADAGVDVVIV; encoded by the coding sequence GTGTTCGCAGAGGAGCGCCAGCAGCTCATTTCCAGCCTTGTCGGCGAGCGCGGCCGCGTCAGCGTCACCGAACTGGCCGACCGTTTCAGCATCACCACCGAGACCGTGCGCCGGGATCTCGCCGCCCTTGAAACCGAAGGCAAGCTGCGCCGGGTCCATGGCGGCGCCGTATCCTCGGACCGCCTCAGCACCCGCGAGGAAAGCATCTTCGAGCGCACCGTCCAGCGGAAGCTCGAAAAGCTGCGGATTGCCGACGCCGCCCTGGCCTTGATCCCGGAGTCCGGCAGCATCCTCCTCGACGCCGGTTCCAGCACCGAGACCCTGGCCGAGGTCCTCGCCCAGCGCAACACCACAGCAGGGCCGGACGGGGAGCTCGTGGTCATCACCCACGCCATCCCCATTGCCGGCAAGCTCTCCAACACCCCCGGCATTGCCCTCCAGATCCTGGGCGGACGCGTCCGCGGACTCACCCAGGCCGCCGTCGGACAGTCCACCGTGGACGCCGCCTACAAACTGCGCCCGGACATCGCGTTCGTGGGCGCCAACGGGATCCACCCCGGGTTCGGGCTCAGCACCCCGGACCCCGAAGAAGCTGCCGTGAAGGCAGCCTTCGTCAAGTCTGCCCGCCGCGTTGTGGTGCTGGCCGACTCCTCCAAGCTGGACGCCGAAACACTGGTCCAGTTCGCCGCCCTGAAAGATGTGGACACCTTGATCACAGACAACACCCCCTCAGCAGAGCTCTCGGCCGCCCTGGCCGATGCCGGCGTCGACGTGGTGATCGTATGA
- a CDS encoding 1-phosphofructokinase family hexose kinase, whose amino-acid sequence MIVTLTANPSLDRTVELPGPLARGEVQRAVAVHQHSGGKGVNVSRALVASGLETVAVLPGADSDPVLAGLHDGGVPFAALPIGQALRSNVTLTEPDGVTTKINEPGPELGAEQQEALIGLLLERSRGASWVVLAGSLPPGVPADFYATIATRLRSRADGTAVPSIAIDSSGAPLAAALKGEAAGKPDLLKPNAEELAELAAAAGLTNVSTADELEADPAKAAEAAAAVVASGVGAVLATLGSKGAVLVTADGAWFATHPPIKAVSTVGAGDSSLAGYLLAATQGRSPQDCLRQAVAHGAAAASLPGSTVPAVHQTTPDAVTITALQKD is encoded by the coding sequence ATGATCGTCACGCTCACCGCCAACCCCAGCCTCGACCGCACCGTTGAGCTCCCGGGCCCGCTGGCCCGCGGCGAAGTGCAGCGCGCCGTCGCCGTCCACCAGCACTCCGGCGGAAAGGGCGTCAACGTCTCCCGCGCGCTCGTGGCCTCCGGCCTTGAGACCGTGGCGGTGCTGCCGGGCGCGGATTCGGACCCCGTCCTTGCAGGACTGCACGACGGCGGTGTTCCGTTCGCGGCGCTGCCGATCGGCCAGGCGCTGCGCAGCAACGTGACGCTCACCGAACCGGACGGCGTCACCACCAAGATCAACGAACCCGGCCCGGAGCTGGGCGCAGAACAGCAGGAGGCCCTGATCGGGCTGCTGCTGGAGCGCTCCCGTGGCGCCAGCTGGGTGGTACTCGCGGGTTCGCTCCCACCAGGAGTTCCCGCGGATTTCTACGCCACGATCGCAACACGGCTTCGTTCCCGGGCCGATGGCACGGCAGTCCCGAGCATCGCCATCGATTCCTCCGGAGCCCCGCTCGCTGCCGCCCTGAAGGGTGAAGCCGCGGGGAAGCCGGACCTCCTCAAGCCCAACGCTGAGGAGCTTGCCGAGCTCGCCGCAGCGGCGGGTCTCACCAATGTCTCCACGGCTGACGAACTGGAAGCGGACCCGGCCAAGGCGGCCGAAGCCGCTGCCGCCGTCGTCGCCAGCGGTGTAGGGGCCGTTCTTGCAACACTCGGTTCCAAGGGCGCAGTCCTGGTGACGGCCGACGGTGCGTGGTTCGCCACGCATCCGCCGATCAAGGCCGTCAGCACGGTGGGCGCCGGAGATTCCTCACTGGCCGGATACTTGTTGGCCGCTACCCAGGGCAGGTCCCCGCAGGACTGCCTTCGTCAGGCCGTGGCACATGGTGCCGCTGCTGCTTCGCTGCCGGGCTCCACTGTCCCTGCAGTCCACCAGACAACCCCCGACGCCGTAACCATCACGGCCCTTCAGAAGGACTAA
- a CDS encoding fructose-specific PTS transporter subunit EIIC — translation MTQLITPQLVTLDQNLGDAPADVIRFLAGKVADAGRASEVEGLFTDAFAREQKTATGVPGGIAIPHCRSAAVTEPALAMARLSHKVDFGAKDGPADIIFFIAAPEGADQEHLKLLSKLARSLIKKDFTAALRAAATEQDIVDLVDGALADKPAAHAAPAAVPAESAPAAAAAPAAPKRIVAVTACPTGIAHTYMAADSLVAAAKELGVDLQVETQGSGAVTPLDPAVIAAADAVIFAVDVDVRGKERFAGKPVINAPVKRGIDEPAKMVQEALTAAADPNARRVPHFGAEENAEHAAEAASEHLGTKLKKVLLTGVSYMIPFVAGGGLLIALGFLMGGYGIPGFADKILAENTLGNLPTAFPDQAWGPLGAYLGAVLFKIGALAFNFLVPALAGYIAFGIADRPGIAPGFVAGAVAGFMGAGFLGGIVGGLLAGVAAHWIGSFTVPRWLRGLMPVVIIPLGASIFASGLMFLVLGGPIAGITVALNAWLTGMTGASAVILGIILGLMMCFDLGGPVNKVAYGFAVAGLGAGSLDNPAPLQIMAAVMAAGMVPPLAMALATALNKKGFSLVERENGKAAWLLGASFISEGAIPFAAADPLRVIPASMVGGAVTGALSMAAGVTSQAPHGGIFVFFAIGNVLMFVLSIVAGVIVTALVLLALKRWAVRKPVEAEPVPATAAA, via the coding sequence GTGACCCAGCTCATCACCCCCCAATTGGTCACCCTCGACCAGAACCTCGGCGACGCCCCCGCCGACGTCATCCGTTTCCTGGCCGGCAAAGTTGCCGACGCCGGCCGCGCTTCCGAGGTGGAAGGGCTCTTCACCGATGCCTTCGCCCGTGAGCAAAAGACCGCCACAGGCGTCCCGGGCGGCATCGCGATCCCGCACTGCCGCTCCGCCGCGGTGACCGAACCGGCGCTGGCCATGGCCCGGCTTTCCCACAAGGTGGACTTCGGCGCCAAGGACGGCCCCGCCGACATCATCTTCTTCATCGCCGCACCGGAAGGGGCCGATCAGGAGCACCTGAAGCTGCTCTCCAAGCTGGCCCGCTCCCTCATCAAGAAGGACTTCACCGCAGCCCTCCGCGCCGCTGCCACGGAGCAGGACATCGTGGACCTCGTCGACGGCGCCCTGGCGGACAAGCCGGCTGCACACGCCGCCCCCGCTGCCGTCCCTGCAGAGTCTGCTCCGGCCGCGGCTGCAGCACCGGCCGCGCCCAAGCGCATTGTCGCCGTCACGGCCTGCCCCACCGGCATCGCCCACACGTACATGGCCGCCGATTCCCTCGTGGCCGCAGCGAAGGAACTCGGCGTGGACCTGCAGGTGGAAACCCAGGGTTCCGGGGCCGTCACCCCGCTGGACCCCGCGGTTATTGCCGCGGCCGACGCCGTGATCTTCGCTGTGGACGTCGACGTCCGCGGCAAGGAGCGCTTCGCTGGCAAGCCGGTCATCAACGCACCGGTCAAGCGCGGCATCGACGAACCGGCCAAGATGGTGCAGGAGGCTCTCACTGCCGCCGCGGACCCCAACGCCCGTCGTGTTCCGCACTTCGGCGCGGAAGAAAACGCCGAACACGCCGCCGAGGCAGCCAGCGAACACCTCGGCACCAAGCTCAAGAAGGTCCTGCTGACTGGCGTCAGCTACATGATCCCGTTCGTCGCCGGCGGCGGCCTGCTCATTGCCCTCGGCTTCCTGATGGGCGGCTACGGGATTCCCGGATTTGCGGACAAGATCCTGGCGGAGAACACCCTGGGCAACCTGCCGACCGCGTTCCCGGATCAGGCATGGGGTCCGCTCGGCGCGTACCTTGGTGCGGTGCTCTTCAAGATCGGGGCCTTGGCCTTCAATTTCCTCGTCCCGGCGCTGGCAGGCTACATCGCCTTCGGCATCGCCGACCGCCCGGGCATCGCTCCCGGCTTTGTTGCGGGCGCTGTCGCCGGATTCATGGGCGCCGGCTTCCTGGGCGGCATCGTGGGCGGCCTGCTGGCCGGTGTCGCGGCCCATTGGATCGGCAGCTTCACTGTACCCCGGTGGCTGCGGGGTCTCATGCCCGTCGTTATTATCCCGCTTGGGGCCTCCATCTTCGCCTCCGGCCTGATGTTCCTTGTCCTGGGCGGCCCCATCGCTGGCATCACGGTGGCTCTCAACGCTTGGCTGACCGGCATGACCGGCGCCTCCGCAGTGATCCTGGGCATCATCCTCGGCCTCATGATGTGCTTCGACCTCGGCGGCCCGGTCAACAAGGTTGCCTACGGCTTCGCCGTCGCCGGCTTGGGTGCCGGCAGCCTGGACAACCCCGCTCCGCTGCAGATCATGGCGGCCGTCATGGCCGCAGGCATGGTTCCCCCGCTGGCCATGGCCCTGGCCACCGCGCTCAACAAGAAGGGCTTCAGCCTGGTTGAGCGCGAGAACGGCAAAGCAGCCTGGCTCCTGGGTGCTTCCTTCATCTCCGAAGGTGCCATCCCCTTTGCCGCTGCTGACCCGCTGCGTGTCATCCCTGCGTCGATGGTGGGCGGTGCCGTGACCGGTGCTCTCAGCATGGCAGCCGGCGTCACGTCCCAGGCCCCGCACGGCGGCATCTTCGTCTTCTTCGCCATCGGCAACGTGCTCATGTTCGTCCTGTCGATCGTGGCAGGCGTGATTGTGACGGCCCTCGTTCTTCTTGCCCTGAAGCGCTGGGCAGTCCGGAAGCCGGTCGAGGCCGAGCCGGTTCCCGCGACCGCCGCAGCCTGA
- a CDS encoding Ku protein, protein MRAIWKGSIAFGLVNVPVKLYSATEDHDVGLHQVHNKDGGRIRYQRKCEICSDVVAFEDIDKAYEEEGRTVVLTAAELKSLPEENSREIEVVEFIPAEQLDPIMYERSYFLEPDSKSPKAYMLLRRTLEDTDRVAIVQYALRQKTRLGALRVRGDVLLLQALLWGDEVREADFPSLETDIPITDKELEMSSALVDSMAHDFDPEQYTDDYQVQLRQLIDAKIEKGDSLDTEATFGAPAGEGEGGEVIDLMEALKRSLEKKRGKDAASGKGAGAGAGAGKAAGSKGAASKAPEAPDDEAAADKASSKPRARVKKA, encoded by the coding sequence ATGAGGGCCATTTGGAAGGGTTCCATCGCGTTCGGGCTGGTCAACGTGCCCGTCAAGCTCTACAGCGCCACGGAGGACCACGACGTGGGCCTTCACCAGGTCCACAACAAGGACGGCGGCCGCATCCGTTACCAGCGGAAGTGCGAAATCTGCAGTGATGTTGTGGCTTTCGAGGATATCGACAAGGCCTACGAAGAGGAAGGCCGCACGGTGGTCCTCACCGCGGCCGAGCTGAAGTCGCTGCCGGAGGAAAACAGCCGCGAGATCGAGGTGGTGGAGTTCATCCCCGCCGAGCAGCTGGACCCCATCATGTACGAGCGCAGCTACTTCCTGGAGCCGGACTCCAAATCGCCCAAGGCCTACATGCTGCTGCGCCGCACGCTCGAGGACACGGACAGGGTGGCCATCGTGCAGTACGCCCTGCGCCAGAAGACCCGGCTCGGCGCCCTGCGGGTGCGCGGCGACGTGCTCCTGCTGCAGGCGCTGCTGTGGGGGGACGAGGTCCGGGAGGCCGACTTCCCCTCCCTGGAAACGGACATCCCCATCACCGACAAGGAACTCGAGATGTCCTCGGCCCTGGTGGATTCCATGGCCCACGACTTCGACCCGGAGCAGTACACGGACGACTACCAAGTGCAGCTGCGCCAGCTCATCGACGCCAAGATCGAGAAGGGCGACTCCCTGGACACCGAGGCCACGTTCGGGGCACCGGCGGGCGAGGGCGAAGGCGGCGAAGTCATCGATCTCATGGAGGCCCTCAAGCGCAGCCTTGAGAAGAAGCGCGGGAAGGATGCCGCGTCGGGAAAGGGGGCGGGTGCGGGGGCTGGGGCCGGCAAGGCGGCCGGGTCCAAGGGTGCTGCGTCGAAGGCCCCGGAAGCGCCCGACGACGAGGCTGCCGCGGACAAAGCCTCCAGCAAGCCCCGGGCGCGGGTCAAGAAGGCCTGA
- the ptsP gene encoding phosphoenolpyruvate--protein phosphotransferase — translation MQTFSGVGVAPGRVLGPVRQMPKPVQEPHANVNIPADVTVESQGQRIKDAAKAVQTELRARAATASGEGKEVLEATALMAADPMLVKSAIKLLSPEAPGGARTAERAIWEAGGTVAEKLKALGGYMAERVADVLDVRARIVSELRGLPAPGIPASDVPFILAAEDLAPADTATLDPAKVIALITSSGGPQSHTAILARALGLPAVVAALGVDDIADGTEVYVDGAAGAITVDPGEELRLAAKAWATQASTLAAFSGNNAMADGFRVPLLANVGTGADAVKAAGAGAEGVGLLRTEFCFLDRDDEPTVEEQIAAYGAVFAAFPGKKVVVRTLDAGADKPLPFLTNADEPNPALGVRGYRTDLTSPGVLERQLEAIAAAEAANSAEVWVMAPMISTADEAAHFASLCAAAGLKTPGVMVEVPSAALTAATVLRQVSFASLGTNDLTQYAMAADRQLGPLATLNDPWQPAVLQLVKLTADGAALASGSTGTAKPVGVCGEAAADPALAVVLVGLGVATLSMSARALAAVAAVLATVTVAQAQQLAATALAAPSAAAARAAVRAELPILDELGL, via the coding sequence ATGCAGACCTTTTCAGGTGTAGGCGTCGCTCCCGGACGTGTCCTGGGGCCGGTGCGGCAGATGCCCAAGCCGGTGCAGGAACCGCACGCGAACGTGAACATTCCTGCCGACGTGACGGTTGAATCGCAGGGGCAGCGCATCAAGGATGCCGCCAAGGCCGTTCAAACCGAACTCCGGGCCCGAGCCGCTACCGCCAGCGGCGAAGGCAAAGAGGTCCTGGAAGCCACCGCGCTGATGGCCGCCGACCCCATGCTGGTGAAGTCGGCCATCAAGCTGCTCTCCCCCGAGGCCCCGGGCGGCGCCCGCACCGCTGAACGTGCCATCTGGGAAGCCGGCGGCACGGTGGCCGAGAAGCTCAAGGCCCTCGGCGGCTACATGGCCGAGCGCGTCGCCGACGTCCTGGACGTCCGCGCCCGCATCGTCTCGGAACTGCGCGGGCTGCCCGCGCCGGGCATCCCGGCGTCGGACGTCCCGTTCATCCTGGCCGCGGAAGACCTGGCCCCGGCCGACACCGCCACCCTGGACCCGGCCAAGGTCATCGCGCTCATCACCTCCAGCGGCGGCCCGCAGTCGCACACGGCCATCCTGGCCCGCGCGCTGGGCCTGCCCGCCGTCGTCGCCGCCTTGGGCGTGGACGATATCGCGGACGGCACCGAGGTCTACGTGGACGGCGCCGCCGGCGCCATCACCGTGGATCCCGGCGAGGAGCTCCGCCTGGCCGCCAAGGCCTGGGCCACCCAGGCTTCGACGCTGGCAGCCTTCAGCGGCAACAACGCCATGGCGGACGGCTTCCGTGTGCCGCTCCTGGCGAACGTCGGCACCGGCGCGGACGCGGTCAAGGCCGCCGGGGCCGGCGCCGAGGGCGTGGGCCTGCTGCGCACCGAGTTCTGCTTCCTGGACCGCGACGACGAACCCACCGTGGAGGAGCAGATCGCCGCCTACGGCGCCGTCTTCGCCGCGTTCCCGGGCAAGAAGGTAGTGGTCAGGACCCTCGACGCCGGCGCCGACAAGCCCCTGCCGTTCCTCACCAACGCCGACGAACCCAACCCCGCCCTCGGCGTGCGCGGCTACCGCACGGACCTCACCTCCCCGGGCGTCCTGGAGCGCCAGCTCGAGGCCATTGCCGCGGCGGAAGCCGCCAACAGCGCCGAAGTCTGGGTCATGGCACCCATGATCTCGACGGCGGACGAGGCAGCGCACTTCGCCTCCCTGTGTGCCGCCGCCGGCCTCAAGACCCCCGGCGTCATGGTGGAGGTCCCCTCGGCCGCACTGACGGCTGCCACGGTGCTGCGCCAGGTCAGCTTCGCGTCCCTGGGCACCAACGACCTCACCCAGTACGCCATGGCCGCCGACCGGCAGCTCGGTCCCCTGGCCACGCTCAACGACCCCTGGCAGCCCGCCGTGCTGCAGCTCGTGAAGCTCACCGCGGACGGCGCCGCCTTGGCCAGCGGCTCCACCGGCACCGCGAAGCCCGTGGGTGTGTGTGGTGAGGCAGCCGCGGACCCGGCCCTCGCCGTCGTCCTCGTGGGGCTGGGCGTGGCCACGCTGTCCATGAGCGCACGGGCGCTGGCCGCCGTCGCCGCCGTCCTGGCAACGGTCACCGTGGCGCAGGCCCAGCAGCTTGCCGCGACCGCGCTCGCCGCACCGTCCGCCGCCGCCGCACGCGCCGCCGTCCGGGCCGAACTCCCCATCTTGGACGAGCTCGGCCTCTAG
- a CDS encoding HNH endonuclease signature motif containing protein produces the protein MEITTGLDEWAPQPVAVPDPLLVLDGLVSTLESLEAAIAGLQAIREYTLAMASRLAEMMNDGGSRPEFAAAGRDSRSAELAQRAVAAEIATATRANDRTVQRQMGQAVELPDRFPVTFRALAQGRISLAHARVIQDAGTRLDDPAALSRYESVVVACAERQAPGRVGRMAVREAEKAQPWPLTTRHEQAVAERCVRVTPLPDGMAELAATLPAAVAHSIHRRLTRMARTHAEAASSAGPAAPGRNTDQLRADLLADLLLRGAPSAHDTPHGHLAAITARIRVLTDPLNGAVLTVDRYRPGEDLKRLLTARDSRCRFPGCGIKGRKLDLDHTHDAALGGPTETGNLAGLRRRHHMLKHHTAWKAGQAGAGILEWTSPTGRTYTDHPPIPASYTATTARTPGPAPGGSWPAPGSGLKPTAAPAPPPFRVAPVRFASGVPLPRPSMRRHRSPR, from the coding sequence TGAGTGGGCACCGCAGCCTGTTGCGGTGCCCGATCCGTTGCTGGTGCTGGACGGGCTGGTCTCCACTCTGGAGTCGCTGGAAGCGGCGATCGCCGGCTTGCAGGCCATACGGGAGTACACCCTCGCCATGGCCTCGCGGCTGGCGGAGATGATGAACGACGGCGGCTCGCGGCCGGAGTTCGCGGCCGCAGGCCGGGATTCACGCTCGGCGGAGCTGGCCCAGCGTGCGGTGGCGGCTGAGATCGCGACTGCCACCCGTGCGAACGACCGCACGGTGCAGCGGCAGATGGGCCAGGCGGTGGAGCTTCCGGACCGTTTCCCTGTGACGTTCCGGGCCCTTGCGCAGGGCCGGATCAGCCTGGCCCACGCCCGCGTGATCCAGGACGCCGGGACAAGACTGGACGACCCCGCCGCCCTGTCCAGGTATGAGTCTGTGGTGGTGGCCTGCGCCGAAAGGCAGGCGCCTGGCCGCGTAGGGCGCATGGCCGTCCGGGAGGCAGAGAAAGCCCAGCCTTGGCCTTTGACCACCCGGCATGAGCAGGCGGTTGCGGAACGGTGTGTCCGGGTGACACCCTTGCCCGACGGGATGGCAGAACTCGCCGCCACCCTCCCCGCAGCTGTGGCGCACAGCATCCACCGCCGCCTCACTCGCATGGCACGGACACACGCAGAAGCCGCGTCATCGGCCGGCCCCGCCGCGCCGGGCCGAAACACAGACCAGCTCCGCGCCGACCTCTTGGCAGATCTTCTGCTCCGCGGCGCCCCGTCTGCACATGACACCCCGCACGGACACCTGGCAGCCATCACCGCCCGGATCAGGGTCCTGACCGACCCGCTCAACGGCGCAGTCCTCACCGTGGACAGGTACCGGCCCGGCGAAGACCTCAAACGCCTCCTCACGGCCCGAGACTCCAGATGCCGCTTCCCCGGCTGTGGCATCAAAGGCCGCAAGCTGGACCTCGACCACACACACGACGCCGCCCTCGGCGGCCCCACAGAAACCGGCAACCTCGCCGGACTCCGCCGGCGCCACCACATGCTCAAGCACCACACAGCCTGGAAAGCCGGTCAGGCCGGGGCAGGGATCCTGGAATGGACCAGCCCCACCGGCCGAACATACACAGACCACCCGCCAATACCGGCGAGCTACACAGCAACCACAGCCCGCACCCCAGGACCGGCGCCCGGCGGCTCGTGGCCGGCGCCCGGTAGTGGCTTGAAGCCGACCGCAGCCCCTGCCCCACCGCCATTCCGAGTCGCCCCGGTACGCTTCGCCAGCGGAGTACCTCTCCCGAGGCCTAGCATGCGCCGCCATCGCAGCCCTCGCTGA
- a CDS encoding ATP-dependent DNA ligase, translated as MAGKQQERVDVEGHELTITNLDKIIYPETGTTKGEVLDYYATVAPFLIPAAANRPATRKRWVHGVGTTQEPGTMFFQKNLDDSTPSWVPRVTIQHRDHKNVYPLVNNLATLTWLAQIAALEIHVPQWQVDAAGAMLPPDRLVLDLDPGPGTGLAECVEVAKLARAILKDIGLDPVPVTSGSKGIHLYAGLDGTRKWEQVSAFAHELARSLEADHPDLVVSDMKKALRGGKVLVDWSQNSGNKTTIVPYSLRGRAHPMVAAPRTWRELASPTLEHLDFTAVLKRVKAGKDPFAAVSADRGGHPPAHLPGDEGKDGDDDGGSPGGGPRTGVGPRTGVGGSGVGGSGVDPRLASYVDKRDPGRTPEPFPAVGHGRRPQPDAEPNPPGGIFVIQEHHARRFHLDFRLEHDGVLASWALPRGVPETSERNNLAVRTEDHPLDYAKFTGIIPKGEYGAGTVSIWDSGEFECEKWRDGKEVIATLTGQPGGGLHGTKRFALINTGEQWLIHLMKDRPTHHTVIMPAATPAAGPLPVPAFTPMLATAGTAADVATGNWFFELKWDGFRALVQRSGDTVRLSSRRGNDMSATYPELTDPACWPDRDFVADGEIVALDRSGQPSFERLQQRMNLSKPADVEHARASVPVRLMLFDLLHDAGTDLSSMPLGERRARLGRFAEELRSGCPIHLSEVLEHDLDDILASAAELGLEGVMAKRADSRYLAGKRSRSWMKLKLEQSQEVVVGGWRPGAGARQGTIGALLVGIPDGGKLRYAGRVGTGFKDWQLRDILQKLEARGAGESPFLDIPDEDAATARWVEPELVAEVTFGDWTGSGRMRHPVWRGWRPDKTPSDVSQPN; from the coding sequence GTGGCGGGCAAGCAGCAGGAACGCGTGGACGTTGAAGGCCATGAACTCACGATCACCAATCTGGACAAGATCATCTATCCGGAGACCGGCACCACCAAGGGCGAGGTGCTCGACTACTACGCCACCGTGGCCCCTTTCCTCATCCCCGCCGCCGCCAACCGGCCGGCCACCCGCAAGCGCTGGGTCCACGGCGTCGGGACCACGCAGGAGCCGGGGACGATGTTCTTCCAGAAGAACCTGGACGATTCCACGCCGTCCTGGGTTCCCCGCGTGACCATCCAGCACCGGGACCACAAGAATGTGTACCCGCTGGTCAACAACCTCGCCACGCTGACCTGGCTGGCGCAGATCGCGGCCTTGGAAATCCACGTGCCGCAATGGCAGGTGGACGCCGCCGGGGCCATGCTGCCGCCGGACCGCCTGGTGCTGGACCTTGACCCCGGCCCGGGCACCGGGCTGGCCGAGTGCGTGGAGGTCGCCAAGCTGGCGCGCGCCATCCTGAAGGACATCGGCCTGGACCCCGTGCCCGTGACGAGCGGCAGCAAGGGCATCCACCTGTACGCCGGGCTGGACGGCACCCGGAAGTGGGAGCAGGTCTCGGCGTTCGCGCACGAGCTGGCGCGGTCCCTCGAGGCCGACCACCCGGACCTTGTGGTCAGCGACATGAAGAAGGCGCTGCGCGGCGGCAAGGTCCTGGTGGACTGGAGCCAGAACAGCGGAAACAAGACCACCATCGTGCCGTACTCGCTGCGCGGCCGCGCGCACCCCATGGTGGCCGCGCCCCGCACCTGGCGTGAACTCGCCTCCCCCACCCTGGAGCACCTCGATTTCACCGCCGTCCTCAAGCGCGTCAAGGCCGGCAAGGACCCCTTCGCGGCCGTCTCGGCGGACCGCGGCGGACATCCCCCGGCGCACCTTCCGGGCGATGAGGGCAAGGACGGGGACGACGACGGCGGCTCCCCCGGCGGCGGGCCGCGCACCGGCGTCGGGCCGCGCACTGGCGTCGGGGGTTCCGGCGTCGGGGGTTCCGGCGTCGACCCGCGGCTGGCGAGCTACGTGGACAAGCGCGACCCCGGCCGCACGCCCGAGCCGTTCCCCGCCGTCGGGCACGGACGAAGGCCCCAGCCGGACGCGGAACCGAACCCGCCGGGCGGGATCTTCGTCATCCAGGAACATCACGCGCGCCGCTTCCACCTGGATTTCCGGCTGGAACACGACGGCGTGCTGGCCTCCTGGGCCCTGCCGCGCGGAGTCCCGGAGACCTCGGAGCGCAACAACCTGGCCGTGCGCACCGAGGACCATCCCCTGGACTACGCGAAGTTCACCGGCATCATCCCCAAGGGCGAATACGGGGCGGGCACGGTCAGCATCTGGGACAGCGGCGAGTTCGAATGCGAAAAATGGCGCGACGGCAAGGAAGTCATCGCCACGCTCACCGGTCAACCCGGCGGCGGGCTGCACGGCACCAAACGCTTCGCCCTCATCAACACGGGCGAACAGTGGCTCATCCACCTCATGAAGGACCGGCCCACACACCACACAGTGATCATGCCCGCGGCCACCCCCGCCGCCGGCCCCCTGCCCGTGCCGGCCTTCACACCGATGCTGGCCACGGCAGGCACCGCGGCCGACGTCGCCACCGGGAACTGGTTCTTCGAGCTGAAATGGGACGGCTTCCGGGCCCTGGTGCAGCGCTCCGGGGACACCGTGCGGCTGAGCAGCCGGCGGGGCAATGACATGTCGGCCACGTATCCCGAGCTCACGGATCCGGCGTGCTGGCCGGACCGCGACTTCGTGGCCGACGGCGAGATCGTGGCCCTGGACCGGAGCGGACAGCCCAGTTTCGAGCGGCTGCAGCAGCGGATGAACTTGAGCAAGCCCGCCGACGTGGAGCACGCCCGCGCCTCCGTCCCCGTGCGGCTGATGCTGTTCGACCTCCTGCACGACGCCGGCACGGACCTGAGCTCGATGCCGCTCGGCGAGCGCCGTGCCCGGCTGGGCCGTTTCGCCGAGGAGCTGCGCAGCGGATGCCCCATCCATCTGTCCGAGGTCCTGGAGCACGACTTGGACGACATCCTGGCCAGCGCGGCGGAACTGGGGCTCGAGGGCGTCATGGCCAAGCGCGCGGACAGCCGCTACCTCGCGGGCAAGCGCAGCCGTTCGTGGATGAAGCTCAAGCTCGAACAGAGCCAGGAAGTGGTGGTGGGCGGCTGGCGGCCGGGTGCCGGGGCGCGGCAGGGGACCATCGGGGCGCTGCTGGTGGGGATCCCTGACGGCGGGAAGCTGCGGTACGCGGGCCGCGTGGGCACCGGCTTCAAGGACTGGCAGCTGCGCGACATCCTGCAGAAACTCGAGGCCCGGGGCGCGGGAGAATCCCCGTTCCTGGACATCCCGGACGAGGACGCGGCCACGGCCCGCTGGGTGGAGCCCGAGCTCGTGGCGGAAGTGACGTTCGGCGACTGGACGGGCAGCGGCCGGATGCGGCATCCCGTGTGGCGCGGCTGGCGGCCGGACAAGACGCCTTCAGACGTGAGCCAGCCCAACTGA
- a CDS encoding HPr family phosphocarrier protein, whose protein sequence is MSERTATIASRVGLHARPAAIFAEAAGELDLEVTIAREGEPADDAMDAASILSLMSLGAAQGDVVVLRAEGAGADEALERLVQILETDHDAE, encoded by the coding sequence ATGTCTGAACGTACCGCCACCATCGCCAGCCGCGTCGGCCTGCACGCCCGCCCGGCCGCCATCTTCGCCGAAGCCGCCGGTGAACTGGACCTCGAGGTCACCATCGCCCGCGAAGGCGAACCCGCCGACGACGCCATGGACGCCGCCAGCATCCTGTCCCTCATGAGCCTCGGCGCCGCCCAGGGCGACGTGGTGGTGCTGCGCGCCGAGGGCGCCGGAGCCGACGAGGCCCTGGAGCGCCTTGTGCAGATCCTCGAAACGGACCACGACGCCGAGTAG